The Acidithiobacillus thiooxidans ATCC 19377 DNA window TTTGCCGCCGCGCGGAATGACCACATCCACATGAGCATCCATGCTGATCAGCACCCCGACGGCTTCCCGGTCTGCCGTGTTAACGTATTGCACCAGATCCAGAGGTAATCCCGCCTTACCCAAAGCCGCCCGCAAGCGTTCGGCAATAGCCATGTTGCTGTTCAGGGATTCCGAGCCACCGCGCAAAATGACCGCATTGCCCGACTTGACGCAGAGACCGGCAGCATCAGCCGTGACGTTGGGACGTGACTCGTAAATCATGGCAATCACACCCAGCGGCGCCCGCATATGACCGACCTGGATGCCGCTGGGGCGATAACGCAAATCCGTGATTTCACCAACAGGATCGGGAAGTGCGGCAATTTCTTCGAGGCCCCGGGCCATCGCCTCAATGCGCGTCTCATCCAATCGCAAACGGTCAATAAAGGCGGCATCCTTGCCCGCCTCTTCGGCACTGCGCAGATCTTTGCGATTGGCACGCTGCAAATTATCGGCATCACGCCGTAAAAATTCTGCCATCAGGCGCAAGGCTTGGTCCTTGGCGGCACTATCGGCGCTTTGCAGACGCCGTTGGGCGCTGCGCGCCCGTTCGCCAATTTTTTCCATTTCCTGGTGCAAATCCATCATCAGTCTCCTCTTTCGTGTCAGTCTGGCTGACATGAGTTCAGCGAAGAACCTTCCGTGTCGGGCAATATGTGACCTGCCAATGGGGATTCATTCGCGCGGATATTAGGTCTATTGTGCCGTTCTCAGGCTGATCCGGCAATTCGCAGGCATAAATCGGTCAGGGCGGGCCAGACCGGAGTAGGGTCCTGACCCTTGATGCGGGCGTCAATTTCAAGGCATTCACGGATACCCGCCAGCAGGCTATGACCCGGCAAACGCCGCGCCGCCGCGCGGAACCAGTTCTGGCGGGGAGGGAATACCCGGTTCTGGCGAAAAACCTGATCAACGTCCACATGGGCAGCGCGTAATTCCGCCAGTATCCGCAAATCCTTGTGGAGTGCCCAGAGACAAAGGGCAGGTTCACCATCGCCACTGCGCAGACGGTCAATAATGCGCAGGATTTGCGTTGGTTCAGCGCGCAGCGTCGCATCCGCCAGGTCATAAATATTGAACTGACTGCTGTCGGCCAGTACGTTACGAATAGCGGCAACATCCACCGCCTGCCCCGGATAAATCTGCTGCAGCCGTAAAATGGCCTGATGACAGGCCCCAAGATTGCCCGCACTCAGATCCGCCAGCAACTGGATGGCCTCGTCATCTGCCGACATTTTTTGCAGTTTGAGGCGTTGTTCTATCCAGCGGATCCAGTCTGCGCCTTCGGGACGATACAACAACAGGGTCTGGCCGTGGCTTTCCAGGGCCTTGAACCATTGCGTTTTCTGGACGCTGGCATCGGGGCGTGGGCCGCTGAAGACGAGCAGGGCATCGGGGGGCGGCGAAGCCAGCCAGTACTGCAGGGCGCTGACGCCTTCCTTGGGCAGCTTGATGCTGTCCAGACGCAGGAGGAGCAGGCGTTGTTCAGCGAAAAGTGAGCCAGCATCCCGCTCATCCCGCAGCGCATCCCAAGGGGCGGAGGAATGATTCAGCCGTTGGCGTTGGGCAAAACCCTGTTCTGCAGCAACCTGGCAGAGTGCTTCTTCAGCTTCCTGCAAAAGCAGCGGTTCATCAGAGAACAAACCGTAGACGGACGCCAGCTTACCCTGCAGGTGTCCTGACCACTGTCCCGGCTTGAGTCGCATCTCAGCCGCCGGACTGACGGACGACCGGACTGTTCAGAACCCGCCGGAGAATCTGCCGGGCACCCTGCTCCATCAGCAATCTTTCCATGCGAATTTGTTGCTCATTGGTAGCCAGAGGGTTCCCGCTGTTATAACTGAAACTGTTTTCCACCAGCAGTGACTGGGCGGGAAGAATGACTTTTTTCTGATCATCCATGACGCTGAATTGCGCATGGAGGGTATCCAGAAATTCCAGAGCCACGCCGCTACTGGGGCTGATGCTGATAATTCTTTGCGAGACATAGGCATTATCAATGTGCAGGACAGGACCATCCGCGCGGCTGTAATTACCGTCGCGCTGCAATTCACGGTGAACGGCTGCGGCCAGGGTGCCGCCACTGGGACCGCTGCCAGACACACGCATCCCCTGCAACTTAGCCGGAACGGTTGATCCGGTCTGCAAATGAAACCCGCAACCTGCCAGCGCGAGCAAAAGCAGGCTCATCAACCCGTAAATGCCACGCTGGCGCCATGCTTTCATCCCAGCACCAGATTAACCAGACGGCCCGGCACGACAATGACTTTGCGCACGGTTTTACCTTCCAGATGACGCTGCATGGCGGGACTGGCCAGCACCGCCTTTTCGATGGCCTTATTGTCCGCTGCCACCGGAAAATCCATGCGTTCCCGCAATTTCCCATTGACCTGGATGACCAGGGTCAGCGTGTCCGACTTGAGTGCCTCGGGGTCGGCGCTGGGCCATGGGGTATGGATGATATTGCTTTTCTGGCCCAATACTTCCCAAAGTATTTCAGTCATGTGCGGGGCAAAAGGCGAGAGCATCAGCACAATGGCACGCAATCCCTCGCCCAGTACGGCACGCAAGTCTTTGGGCGCATCAGCACCGACTTTCATGAGGCCGTTACTCAGTTCCATGATGGCGGCAATAGCCACATTAAAATGATAACGACCTTCCATATTGCGGCTGACGCGTTCAATGCACTGATGGACAGCACGACGCAGATCTTTCGCCTCGTCAGACAATTCTGCTGGTACCAGCAGATTCTCTGCTCCATATTCATGGACTAGACGCCAGATGCGGCTCAGAAAGCGATGCGCCCCTTCGACAGCCGCATCAGACCACTCCAGATGTTGTTCGGGGGGGGCCGCAAACAAAATGAAAAGGCGGGCAGTATCCGCACCATAGCGATCAATGAGTCCCTGAGGGTCAACGGTGTTCCCCTTGGATTTACTCATTTTACTGCCGTCTTTCAGCACCATGCCCTGGGTGAGCAACTGCTTGAAGGGTTCATCGTGAACCGCATCTGCAGGCAACAACCCCACGTCCCGCAGCAGGCGATTAAAAAAACGGGCATAGAGAAGATGCAGTACGGCATGTTCCACCCCGCCCACATACTGGTCCACCGGTAACCACTCGGCGGCGCGTGCATCCAGCATGGTGTCGGCATCAGGACAGGCGAAACGGGCGTAGTACCAGGAACTTTCCACAAAAGTATCCATGGTATCGGTTTCACGTCGCGCCGGAGCTCCACAGCGCGGACAGGGTACGTTCAGAAACTCCGGATCATCCAGCAGGGGAGAGCGGGGGTCC harbors:
- the lptE gene encoding LPS assembly lipoprotein LptE; amino-acid sequence: MKAWRQRGIYGLMSLLLLALAGCGFHLQTGSTVPAKLQGMRVSGSGPSGGTLAAAVHRELQRDGNYSRADGPVLHIDNAYVSQRIISISPSSGVALEFLDTLHAQFSVMDDQKKVILPAQSLLVENSFSYNSGNPLATNEQQIRMERLLMEQGARQILRRVLNSPVVRQSGG
- the holA gene encoding DNA polymerase III subunit delta; this encodes MRLKPGQWSGHLQGKLASVYGLFSDEPLLLQEAEEALCQVAAEQGFAQRQRLNHSSAPWDALRDERDAGSLFAEQRLLLLRLDSIKLPKEGVSALQYWLASPPPDALLVFSGPRPDASVQKTQWFKALESHGQTLLLYRPEGADWIRWIEQRLKLQKMSADDEAIQLLADLSAGNLGACHQAILRLQQIYPGQAVDVAAIRNVLADSSQFNIYDLADATLRAEPTQILRIIDRLRSGDGEPALCLWALHKDLRILAELRAAHVDVDQVFRQNRVFPPRQNWFRAAARRLPGHSLLAGIRECLEIDARIKGQDPTPVWPALTDLCLRIAGSA